The Terriglobales bacterium genome includes the window GGTCCCAGGATTTCTGCGACGAGAATGGCAAGGGAGTACGGTTCTTCACCGCTTGCACAACCGGCGCTCCAGGCACGAAAGGCGTCGCCGGGGCGCAGGCTGCGCAACAGGCGCGGGAGGACCTGCGTTCCCAGGAAATCCCAGGCAGGGGCATCGCGGAAGAATTCCGTGACGTTGATCAGAACGGTGTTTAGGAGTTCGGCGACTTCCTGCTGATCTTCACGGATGCGCGACAGGTATTCGGAAGCAGAGGATATGTTGAGCTGAAACATGCGCCGGCGTATACGCCGGTCCAGAGTGCTCGACTTGTAGGCACGTAAGTCTAGACCGCGTTCTTCCGCGATCAGGTGAATCAGTTGCTTCAGGGAAATCTCTTCCGCCATTTAGTAGAGCGCTATGAACTGCAAATTTGGATTAACTTCTCGCCAATTTTATCCAACGGCAGAACGAAGTCTACACATCCAGTACGGCTGGCTGCCAGAGGCATGTCATTGAATTCTGCTTCGGTGGGATCTTCGGTGATAGTGACACCACCGGCGGTTTTAATGGCGCGAATGCCCTGGGAGCCGTCGTGACCGGTGCCGCTCAGGATAACTCCAACTGCATGCGGTCCGAAAGCGACGGCTACTGACTCGAAGAGAAGGTCGATGTTCGGACGCAGGAAGTGGACGGGTGGCGTCTTCAGGAGGTGCATCCGGGTTTCGTCGATGGTGAGGTGGAATCCGGGGCGAGCGACAAACACCATACCTTCGCGCAGCGGGTCGGAATCTGCGGGTTGCACCGCAAGCGCGGTACGGCGACCTAACAATTCCGGCAGAATACTGTTATGAGTCTCGCTCAGGTGAGTGGCGATCATCACGCAGGCCGGGAGGTTCGAGGGGAGACCTTGAAGAACCGCGAAAAGTGAGTGAAGCCCGCCGGCAGACGCACCGACAGCGATCAGGTGGCGCACCCGGCTACTTACTGCTGGCGAAGCGCGCGGGATGGCGATTTCCTGCGGCACAGGCCCCCTGATTAGCGCAAGCGTAACACACTTTTTGAGAACTGTTCGGGATTCCGGCTAATCGGCCGAAGCTTGTTCTTCGGCTTCGTCCAGGGGC containing:
- a CDS encoding chemotaxis protein CheB, giving the protein MPQEIAIPRASPAVSSRVRHLIAVGASAGGLHSLFAVLQGLPSNLPACVMIATHLSETHNSILPELLGRRTALAVQPADSDPLREGMVFVARPGFHLTIDETRMHLLKTPPVHFLRPNIDLLFESVAVAFGPHAVGVILSGTGHDGSQGIRAIKTAGGVTITEDPTEAEFNDMPLAASRTGCVDFVLPLDKIGEKLIQICSS